From the Lathyrus oleraceus cultivar Zhongwan6 chromosome 3, CAAS_Psat_ZW6_1.0, whole genome shotgun sequence genome, the window TCCTAAGTGTGATGTCTTAATGAACACACTTAGTGAATCTTTTAATAGTATAATTTTACAAGGTAGGGATAAACAAATTATCACAATGTGTGAGTGAATTAGAAACTACTTAATGAATGTGGTTGCTAGAAATTTAGTTAAGCTTGATAAATATAAACACAATGTCATGCCCATATCTAGAAAAATACTTGATAAAAAGGTTATGTTGAGTGGTCGGTGGCTGCCAACATGGAGTATGAGTGAAATATGAAAAATTTAATTAACTCTATAATTAACTTCAATTTGTAGTGGATCTTGGGGATAAAAACTCGTTCATGTTATTTTTGATATTTAGTGGAAATACCTTATTGACATGTTGTGGCTGCGATGGATTATCAAAACCTGGACCTATAATTATATGTTGATTCTTGTTACATGACGGAGGCATATAAAATGTGTTATTAAAATAATAGAAGTCCCATAAATGAAATGGACGTGTGGCCCAATGTTGGTGTTGAAGATATGTTACCACTAAAGTATAAGAAGAATTCAGAGAGCATGATGAAACAAGGTCAAGGACGAGGAGGCCTGGTGTAGCTTATAGATTTACCAAGTGTGATAACTTTGGTTATAACTCAAGAAAATGTCAAAGCAAAGAACATGACCCTAAAACTTTGAAAAGAAAGGTAATTTATCATTGTTTTGGAAACTCACTAGTAATTTATCATTGTATTGGAAACCAATTTCAAAGAAGAAACCACAAGCACCTGCAAGGACTAATGACACACTGAGGATTGTTTGGAGGCAGAAGAACAATGTAAGCTCAGGATTAAGTGCATCTGCATCATTAGAAATTGATAATAAAAATGATGATTCATATGTTCCTACTAAACAAGGCCCCAAGTTAGGGACCTGTGTTTGCAAAAAGAAGTCATGGGATGACATATCAAGGCAAACATAAAAGTGATGTAGTAGTTTACTTTTGTAGTGTAGTATTTTGTGAAGGACTTCTGTAACTCACTTTGTTAGTGTATGCTTATGCAATATAATGCACAATGCATGCTTATTTTGAAATTTATTGTAATGCATAGTGTGTGCATATTTTAGAAATTAGTGTAGGAAAATGTAATGCACAATGTCTTCCATGCACTTTATGTAAAAAAATTATGTCAAACCTTGGTAATAGATATGCCATCTTTTATAGACTTATCATGTATTTTATGTTAAAAAAAAATCTATCAAATTTTAGGTACATACCTGTCAAATTTTATGTGCTTATCATGCACTTTATGTAaaaaaattctctcaaactttGGTAACAGATAGACATGTCAAATTATTCTATCAAACTAGTGATGCAATTTAATGAGTCAAACTTGTCAATTTTATAACAGGCctaccaaaattgttctcacaaACTAAAGATGAAAATTAACTTGCTAACAATAGTTCTAACAATGATATCTAATGCCATCATTTTTCTatcaaattttaattttaattaattcaaaatCAAGTTACATTACACAACAACTTACATTGTTACATCAAGGCGCATTGAACATCAAGTTCTATTGTTACATACACCTAACAATAGAACAAAATAAACTCAAGAAAAAATAATTACTAGTATCAGAAACTTCATCATCTTTGTTACACTctcaaccttcttcttcatctcctcAATCTCAGTTGAGTCCCAAATTATTTTCTAAATTCTTTCTCAAAGTCCTTGTCAAATTGCCTCAAGTAATTTATCATCATGTCACATATATTACATCCACCGTCATCATTTGCAGTAAATGTTTTTATTTCATTTAGACCAAACTATTCATCATCCTAGTGAATCAATTCACAAATTTCTTCTTTATGCATTAAAAATCGGCTTTCATAGAATGGAGAGGAAAATGGTGTAGAAAATAgagaaaaataatggaaaaaaTTAGAGAACTAACCCCCAGTAAGACATCATATATTTGTTGTATTTATTGAACAATTAATATCCATGAATGTGTTTCAAAAATAACAAGGAAATATATAAGTGAGTAAATGACAATAAATGCATAGAAAATAGTCCCACATAGAAAGTGATACTCAAATTGAAAGCCTTTATAAAGAGTTATATTCATTAACTCAACAAAAGAGCTAAAGAGGATAAAGTGCCACACAAATAAATATGGTGGTCTGAAGCCTTATACCACTTGTCTCTTCAATACACGGTGACACCAATATTGGGGTCAGGTTCGAGAGTATGGGCATAGAGGAGCTAGTGGCGGCTTGTAGGAGGAACTTGAGCACTTATGCACGATGCATCAGAGCAATCAGACTACCCGTGACCGACATGCAGCGTAAAGCAACCACACATTGCAATGGTCATTGCTCTTATTTTTTATGGTCGCTGTTTaagtttgaattttgaattcggaAATAGGCAACATTTCCTGAAGTGTTGCAGGAAATTAAATAGCAAACGTTTGAAAAATGTAGTTGTAGGCGAAATAGTACAACATCTGAAAAATGTTATTTTAGGAGAAACAATGCAACATTTTAAAGTGTTGCTGAAAATACGTGTTTCATCAAGGGTCACAATCTTGTGAAACAACACCACTTTGATGTATAAATCGAGCATTCTGGATTCACGAAAATACATTACAAAAAATATATCCTCTTCATACAAAATTCTAGATTTCATCTTCCCTACATTCGAGGTTTCATCAGTCATGTACAAACTCCAGTACAAACTaaattatcctgggtattcatACGTGTAGACTCTAAGACATTAtgagagtgcttgaaatactataaggaaaGTGATTTCGTTCATAATTTAAGCGTGTATGCATTCGATTTTTCAATGTTTATCTAACAATCCAATAATATCTCAATTAATGGCTATCGAGGCTTCAatttcaagcatcaaagtgatgaACCGGGACCTTGCCAAGTTGGACAGTTTCGATGGAACCAACTTCAGCCGTTGGCATGACAAGATGATATTTCTTTTGACTGCCTTGAAGATTCACTATGTCTTAGATCCTGACTTGACACCAATTCCAAAACCAACATAAAATGACATTAATGAAATAAAGCAGAAATAGAAGAAACGAAAGGAGGATGCATTTCTATATCGTGGACATATTTTGAACACATTATTCGATTGTCTCAAGGACCTCTACACTGATACCCAATCTCCAATAGAAATCTAGAAAGCACTcgaattcaaattcaaattcaaggATGAAGAGAATGGTATGAACAAGTTTTAAATTTCTAAATATTTTGACTTTAAAATGTTGGATTCAAAGTCCATTCTTGCACAAGTACACGACTTATAGGTTCTCATAAACAAAATAAAGGTTGCGAAAATAGACATTCCCTAAAGTTTCTAAGTTGGTGCAATCATTGCAAAATTGCCACCCTCATGGAAAGGCTATAGGAATAGATTATTTCATAGTTCCGAGGACTTCTCACTGGAGAAAATCCATAAACATCTTTAAATCGAGAAGGAATCGAAGGATATAGAGAAATCCGAATCTGCTAGATTATCCAACGAAAATGGCGTGAGCATTAAAGGAAAAAAGAAACATGATGGAATGAAGAACCATCTTGGACCAAATAAGGAACACaacaatttaaaaaaattgatgGCCCAAAAGGACCCAAAAATGGCTATTACGTGTGCGGAAAGTTTGGTCACTATGCTCGCGATTGTaggcataataagaacaaaaaacgAGGCCAATAGTGCTCGTGTTGATGATAACATAATCACTACAGTGAGAAAAATTATGGAAATTAAGGGCAAGGCACAAGGATGGTGGTATGATACATGTTCTACCGTGCATGTCTCTTATGACAAAGCAACGTCAAAAACCTATTCTGAAGCAAATGATGGACAAGAAGTACATATGGGAAATGTGGGAAGATATAGGGTCATTGGAACGGGTTCCGTCAAACTAAAATTCACTTTtagaaagaaaattactcttaTCAATGTACTTTGTGCCCCCAACATGAATAGAAAACTTGCTAGTAGGGAACTTTTGGGAAAACTAGACATTAAATCTGTATATGAATTAGGCAAACTAATATTGACTTGTACGATGTATTTATAGGAAAAACATATTCCATTGAGGGAATAATCAAACTTTGTACTATCAACAATATTATCAATGAAATTTCTAATTCTGCTTAGATGCTTGAATCTGTTTCTTTATGGCATACTAGATTAACACATATTAGTATTAGTACTATGAAGTGACTAATTAAATTTGATCTTATCTCATGTGATATAATGATTTTGAAAAATGTGaaatatatattaaataaaaattattaagAAACCTTTCAAAAGTGTAGAAAGAAAGACCAACTTGCTTGATCTTGTGCATTCAAATGTGTGTGAATTTAATGGCATGTTAATCTATGGAGGAAATAAGAATTCCATTTCCTTTATCGACGATTGCTTTAGATTCAcacatttataaaataaaagCAGAAAATCAATTAAATAGAAGTATCAAAGTCTTTAGGAATGATAGGGTCGATGAATACTTTTCTAATGAATTTGATGCATATTGTGAAGAATATGAAATTATACATGAATGTTCTGCACCCGTACACGACAACAAAATGGTCTAGCCATGAGAAAGAATCATAGACATCAAGAATGATAAATGTCATGTTAATGCATTCTGAATTTACATTTAGTTTGTTGGGTGAAGCTTTACTATTCGCTTTCCATATAATTAATAGAAATCCTTTAAAGATAATCAATATTTCTCCATATGAGCTATTGAAGGTCAAAAAACCATATGTCTTTTATTTTAAAGTGTGAGGGTGTGTAGCCTACTATAATAATGTGGATCCTAAAAGAACTAAATTGGGTCCGCGAGGGATCAAATGTTCTTTTGTAGGATATGCATAAAAATAAAGCATATAAACATTTAAATTTGGAGTCAAATGCAATTAATGAATCCCGAGATATGGAATTTTTTAAAATCTTATTACAAAGGAAAAGATATATGATTTCCCTACAAATGAAAAACCTCGTGAGGAATATTCTTTATGAATTATTGAGATACAAACCGAAAGTATTTCACGGATTGTTGAAACATAACCCGAGTCTAGGATAAGCAAAAGAGTCAGAAAAGCAAAGGATATAGGACCAAACAGAATCgattttcaatttattttttatcTATTTGAAGGAAATTATGAGAATTATGTTCGAAAGATGACTATTATTCTTCAAGTGGAGGATGTTCCTAAAACCTATAAAGAAGAAGTAGCTTCAATAGACTCTTCTTTTTGGAAGCAACCACTTCATTTGATCTTAGTGTTAAAATTTAAAAGAATGATGGAAAAGTTGTGGCTCAATTGGAATACATAAGTGCAATTGGTCGTCTAATGTATTTAATGCAATGTACCTGACTCGATATAGCATTTGTAGTTAGTAAAATGAGTAGATTTACTAGCAACCCAAATAGTGATAATTGGAAAGCTATCACAAGGATTTTTGGATATCTTTTGAAAACTAGAATTTTTGGCCTTCATTATGGTAGGTTTCCTACCATACTGGAGGGATATACCGATGCAAGTTGGATATCGAGTGTTGAAGATCATAAATCCACAACAGGTTATATATTTACACTAGCCAAAGGTGCAATTTATTTGAAGAGTAAGAAATAAACATGCATTACTCTTTCAACCATGGAATTAGAGTTCGTAGTTCTTGCTTCCGCTAGCTAAGAAGTTGATTGGTTAAGGGACCTTATCTTGGAAGTTCCATTGACAATAGATAATGTTTCAAAGGTGTTGATACATTATGATAGTCAAGTTACTTTAGCTAGAGCATTCAATGAAGTGTATAATGGAAAGTCTAGGCACATATAACCTAGACATTATTTCATGAGAAAATAGATTAAGGATGAAATCATCTCACTCACATATGTATGATCGAGCTATAATTTGGTTGATTCATTTACTAAGCCATTGGCTAGAGATTTAGTAAAGACTACATCGAGAGGTGTCAGAttgaaactccttgaataagAGTTCCAACAACGGTGACAACCCAATCTAATGTTAATAAAACATTAATCTTAATATTTTTAGTGGGTAACAATAAGCCGTTGATTTGGATATTCGTGTGACATTATGTAACAATGTTGACTATTGCATATTGAGGGTTAATTTTTCAAAACTCTTAATGAATTTCAATATCATAAATATGTATCTCAATCCCAGAAATATGTGAATGTCGTGATAATGTCATCTCAAAGTGAGAATTGGAATTTCTCTCACGAAAAATTCACGAAACAGGAAAAGCACACGGCCATAAATAGTGCTAAGCGAGAGATGTAGACGAAGAACCATTAAAGAGTTTGTGTAAGGTAACGTCGGTCTAATCACAAGGAATAACATGTTCCAAACATTGCTACCTAAAACTTCAATTTGACTTTATGTTGTCCTTACTAAGGTTAAGTTAAAATTGAAATATACTTAACTCTATTAACATTCTTTGTTTCctttttttttggaattggtctaATCATTATTAGAACAAGTAGATGACTGTAATAAATATTGAACAATAAATATCCATTAGTGTGTTTCAAAAATGACAAGAAAAATGCGCAAGTGAGTAAATAACAATAAATATATGGAAAATATATTCACATAGAAAATGGTACTCACATTGAAGACCTTTATAAAGAGTTATATTCATTAACTCAACAAAAGAGCTAAAGAGGATAAAGTACCCGATGGACAAATATGGTGGTCCCAAGTCTTATACCACTTGTCTTCTCCATACACAGTGACACCGGTTCGGAGACCGAGTTCGAGGGCGTGGGCGTAGAGGCGCTAATGGCGGCTTGTAAATGATACTTAAGCACTTATGCACAATGCATCAGAGCAATCAAACTATCCCCAATGTTATATGAATGTCGGCCTTCGGTCGACATGTAGCGTCAAGCCACGACACATTGTGATGGTCATTGCTCATGCTTTTTATGGTCGTCGTTTAAGTTCGAattttgaattcagaaataggaaaTATTTTGTGAAGGGTTGCAGAATGCAAATAGCCAATGTTTGAAAAATATTGTTACAGGCGAAACAATAcaacgtttgaaaaatattgttgtaggAGAAACTGTGCAACATTTAAAAGTGTTGATAAAAGTGTGTGTTTCATAAATGGGTGCAACCCTGTGAAACAACACCACTTTAGCCTATAAATTGAGCTATATGAATTCAGGAAAACACATTACAAAAATATATTCTCTTCATACAAAATTTCAGATTTAATCTTCActacattcgagttttcatcggtcttGTACAAACTCGAGCATAAACTAAATTATCTTGCGTATTCCTACTTGTAGACTCTAAAACATTCTGAAAGTGTTTGAAATACTATTAGAAAAGTGATATTGTTCACAATTAAAGTCCGGATCCATTCGATTTTCAAAGTTTATATAATAATATTCACAAAAAGTTTTAAGGCATTAGGTAATAAGTCATCTCATTTATAAAGTGTTCAATATTTATTTTTGTAAGTAACCGACCTTTTATTTTTTAAAGTAATGTAGAACTTTAACATCATACTTGTATATGACTAAGTTATTGAATAACAAGATCATTGTTAGATTAagtatttaattaattaaatatgaaTTGAGATAATcaattattatttaattataGTATGGTCAATTGTTATTAATACTAATTAATGATGAATTATTTGATTGAGGTATGTGTCTGAATGGACCGTGATGGATTAAACCATTCAGTTAAGTCCAATGAGAGGTCCATACCCTTAGTCATTTAGCTATTTAAACGTTGCCCCATTAAACGATTGACAGACTCTGAAAATCTTAAACGACAACAAGGGTAATAATCCTCTGATACTCACTCTTCCAATGGTCGTCCCTCAAATCCTACAAGATGATCATTTCATCTAATTTTATACCTCTGTATTAAATTTTAATACGCTAAGTAAAATACCTTGGCCCCTCTGGATATCAACTAACAAGTTGGCACCCAAAAGTTCCTCACATATTGAATTGGCTAAGTTGGTCTTTACATTAACCACCTTACCCTTAATAGGTAGACTCAATAACATGTACACGCCCTATAATATTACGTTACATTCACCGGTTGAAAGAAAGAATGTGTGTGTTTAGGGTCTTCATCTTTCTTGTAGAGTGAGTATAAAATTAACATCAACGGAGTAGGACATAATTTTATTAACACGACCAAAACTATCGTGCTCTAACTAAAGTTGAATAAACTTGTCGTGTACGATATATGGACACGAGCACAAAATTTAGATAGATAAACTACAACGACATAGACAGCAAACTCAATTACGACAACGTCAATGCAGACACAAGACTACGTAGAATTACAAGAATTTCTTAGAAAATTTAGTGACGATGATGCTCCAGGGACTTCATATCAAACACTTCAGATGAATGAATAAGGATCATCACTATTAAGAGTATCTACAGGGCGTGAAACCGATGACATGTATGTTCAAGCAGGTCGTTTAAGTGTAAGAAATATTATTGCATGTAATCCGATTTAAATTAACTATTaatttttattcaattttttaaaattaattatacccttttattttttattataaattattttttaaaaaattatttgatcTATAAGAGACGTGAatttaattgatttgatatttaaTTTATCCAATACAATTATCAATTCAATTGATTTGTACTTTATAttgtattttttttgtttgaaaggTTATAGGTTTAGAAGTTAATGAGAAAACATGATTATTTGGGgaaattttattaaaaaatattatttaaaaaaatctaTAAAAAATGCGAACAAAAAATGCATTTAAGTATCATTTCGTGGATATATATTAGTATCAAATCAAATAACAGtaaagaaagaaaataaagaagaaaaaTGTATATTTTAAGCGTCTTCCTTTGAAATTATCATTATCCAAAAAACAACACGAAACAATAAGCAGAAAATCAGAGTTAGGAATAACATGGTGATGAGTGTTCAATTTCAACCATCAGCATGTTTATGGACTCCAAACTCTCCATCTCCAcaaatttctggaaaatttcttCCCAACCGTCGAAGACTCTCCACATCATCTCTCGCCGCCACACCAACACTCTCATCTCAATCTCCCACCATTCAGGTAACTCAACTTTCTCCTCCATCGTTTCCGTCATAGTTGGTGTTTTTGAAATTCAAGCTATGGACTTGTAATGTATATACCCAAATCCACCATTTTATTCATTAATTAAAATTGATTATTGTTAATTTTTGTTTGTGATTGAGAATGTTGCAGATAATTGGCAACAACACATTTGATGGTAACCTAGGAAAGACTGATCTTTGGACTGACATTGACACTGATCTTTATCACTGGACAAAGGTTTTGCGCCCGGTGCAGGTAATTATCACGTGCCTttgtgtatatatttgtttgttggCTGTTGATTCATTTCGAAATTTGAGGTGCTGATTATTCCTGGTAACTGGACAGTGGTTTCCTGGGCATATTGCAAAGGCGGAAAAGGAACTGAAGGAACAGCTTAAGTTGATGGATGTTGTTATAGAGGTTCGGGACGGTCGTATTCCGTTATCCACAAGTCATCCACAGGCAAGTGTTGTCAAATAGAGGCACTATGGTATTGTAGCATAGCGAAATTTGAACAAAATTCTTTTTTTTAGTAATCCTTGATTGAATACACTGAGGGGTTATTTGACAATCAACTTAATTAGGAACTTATTTAACAGTTAGTTATCATTTAAGCGCTTATATACAACTTCTTTCTACAATTGAAGAGGGATGAGCGGAAATCCCACATAAGCTGTCTCTAAGCTATTATTATAACTTTATGGTGAAATTATGAAAATAAAGTGAAAATGGTGTGTTTGCATATCGGAAACTATTTTCGTAAGTTTTTTTAAACGCGAAAAAATGCTTATTCATAAGGTAAGTTCTTTCAAGCACTCCATTGGTGTTACGCCATTTTCCATAATATTTGTATTTAAGTACAGTAGTTAGGCCTTTTGTATGTGGACGATACATCTAAGTTTTTCATCTAGTTGTTACTGCTGCTTTTGCAGATGGATCTATGGCTTGGTAATAGAAAGAGAATTATGGTTTTAAATAGAGAAGACATGATATCAACTGCAGATCGAAATGCTTGGGCAGAATATTTTACTAAGCTTGGAACAAAGGTTGTCTTCTCCAATGGGCAGCTTGGAATGGTATCCTAACAAGATCTTTTCTCCTCCTACTCTCCATGTTCTAAAGGTTCGTGTTCAACATATCTGATCCAATGATCTATGTACAGGGCACTATGAAGCTAGGCCGGTTAGCAAAGGAATTAGCAGCTGATGTAAACGTTAAGCGGAGAGCCAAAGGACTACTTCCTCGTCCGGTGGGTTGCTTGTAGCAATTGCAAACCAATTTGGATGTAGCATTGTCTTTCGTTTCATAATTATATTCTAAAATTTTCATGTAGCATTGTCTTTTGTTTTATAATTATATtctaaaatttattttatttatcgCCAATGTGAATTATTATGTACTATGGAAGTGACTTTGCTGTTATGAACTTCAGAACCTGCACAAGGAAAAACTTTTCCTTTAATTGATAGAAAATCATTGCAGTTCACATGTAATACGCTAATGCTTCTCTACATTATTATTATATAAAAGAATGCATGTTACTGCTGAATAGGTTCGAGCTGGAATAGTTGGATACCCTAATGTTGGAAAATCATCTCTGATCAACCGTTTGTTAAAGCGAAGAATGTGTGCAGCAGCTCCAAGGCCAGGAGTTACAAGAACATTGAGGtaatttattcattttatttccCTAAATAATTCCCAACATAAAAGTTCTTATTCTTAGTTTGTTCAACTTGTTACCTGGCACTAACTTCAGTGCTGTTGAGCTGTTGTATCTTGCCTGTTTCTCATGATAAACATGCCCATAATGTTTTCAAGAATGCTCTCTCCCTGCACACAACTAAACCATAAAAATAATTAAACGGACTAATCCTAATGAACTTAACATGTCTTCTGATTTACATCCCAAAGCTGAAAAATATAGCTTTTGGGGTTGATCTTGCTCTCAAGTCTCAACAGAGGAAAAAGTCAATGCTGGTTTATTTTGTTTTAACTGGTAATAGTATCAAAAAGTTTTTGTTGCCAATTTAAATCACAATTAATCAATTGAGTGGGACTAGTTAACATTTCAAGAAATGTTTAGTTTTTAAAACATGTAGTCCAAATTTTGAAGAAAGAGGAATGCTTTTGCTTTCTTTTATGCATTTGGGTTTAATTTACTTTAGTTATTAGGTTTTTCTTTTTACACCAATGTCTCTCAGATGTATTCTGTTGCTTTCTTGACTTGAAaatatttgattgatgttgttgttgcatctTTTTTATTAAATTTCATGTTTGAGCATTATTTTGCATTTTGTTACTTTCTTTTTAATCATTGATTATTTATTTGTTTCTATTTGTTTATTTTATGGCACATTTAAATATGTTTCGGCTATTATAATTCACAATTAAATTTAGGGTAACTGTCTTAAGACATGTACGAGAGgaaaaggtttttgaaaagg encodes:
- the LOC127126154 gene encoding DAR GTPase 3, chloroplastic, whose product is MVMSVQFQPSACLWTPNSPSPQISGKFLPNRRRLSTSSLAATPTLSSQSPTIQIIGNNTFDGNLGKTDLWTDIDTDLYHWTKVLRPVQWFPGHIAKAEKELKEQLKLMDVVIEVRDGRIPLSTSHPQMDLWLGNRKRIMVLNREDMISTADRNAWAEYFTKLGTKVVFSNGQLGMGTMKLGRLAKELAADVNVKRRAKGLLPRPVRAGIVGYPNVGKSSLINRLLKRRMCAAAPRPGVTRTLRWIRFGKDLELLDSPGILPMRISDQSAAIKLAICDDIGEKSYDVADVAAILVQMLTKLPAVGRDVLCKRYKFHVDSECGKIFVEKLALHLFNGDVHQAAYRVLSDFRKGRFGWTALERPPR